One region of Brassica napus cultivar Da-Ae chromosome A10, Da-Ae, whole genome shotgun sequence genomic DNA includes:
- the LOC106419389 gene encoding isoaspartyl peptidase/L-asparaginase 1-like, with translation MGWAIALHGGGGDIPIDLPDELRIPRETALRHCLDLGVSALKSGKHPLDVTELVVRELENHPYFNAGKGSVLTAQGTIEMEASIMDGKTKRCGAVSGLTTVVNPVSLARLVMEKTPHIYLAFNSAEAFARAHGVETAESTYFITPENIERLKQAKEFNRVQLDYTAPTPKQPEIGGDSQIGTVGCVAVDSAGNTAAATSTGGYVNKMAGRIGDSPLIGAGTYANHLCAVSATGIGEYIIRATLAREVAALMEYKGLSLTEAAAYAVEQSGPRGTCGLVAVSANGEVAMPYNTNGMFRACAREDGYTEVAIWPKN, from the exons ATGGGGTGGGCGATAGCGTTACACGGCGGTGGAGGAGACATTCCGATCGACCTCCCTGACGAGCTACGTATCCCTCGCGAGACCGCTCTGCGTCACTGCCTTGATCTCGGCGTTTCCGCCCTCAAATCCGGCAAACATCCATTGGACGTCACCGAACTCGTC GTTCGTGAACTTGAGAACCACCCATACTTCAATGCGGGTAAAGGATCCGTTTTAACTGCACAAGGCACTATTGAAATGGAAGCTTCTATTATGGACGGTAAAACGAAGAGATGTGGAGCCGTCTCTGGCCTTACCACTGTCGTTAACCCCGTCTCTTTAGCTCGACTCGTCATGGAAAAAACTCCTCATATCTATCTTGCTTTCAACTCTGcagaagctttcgctagagcACAT GGCGTTGAGACGGCTGAATCAACCTATTTCATAACTCCTGAAAACATTGAAAGGCTAAAACAGGCCAAAGAGTTCAATCGTGTCCAG TTGGATTACACAGCGCCTACACCGAAACAACCTGAAATTGGTGGCGACAGCCAGATAGGAACGGTGGGATGTGTAGCAGTGGACAGCGCTGGAAACACAGCTGCGGCCACATCAACTGGCGGTTATGTCAATAAAATGGCTGGCAGAATCGGAGACTCGCCTTTGATCGGAGCAGGAACATATGCTAACCACCTTTGTGCCGTGTCAGCCACAGGTATAGGAGAATATATAATCCGTGCAACCCTGGCTAGAGAAGTGGCTGCGCTCATGGAATACAAAGGTTTGTCTTTAACCGAGGCGGCGGCTTATGCTGTTGAACAATCCGGACCCAGAGGAACATGTGGACTCGTTGCTGTCTCTGCTAATGGTGAAGTTGCTATGCCGTATAACACCAACGGGATGTTCAGAGCTTGTGCCAGGGAAGATGGTTACACCGAGGTCGCAATCTGGCCTAAAAATTGA
- the LOC106419388 gene encoding isoaspartyl peptidase/L-asparaginase 1 yields MVGWAIALHGGAGDIPIDLPDERRIPRETALRHCLDLGVSALKSGKHPLDVTELVVRELENHPDFNAGKGSVLTAQGTVEMEASIMDGKTKRCGAVSGLTTVVNPISVARLVMEKTPHIYLGFDGAEAFARAHGVETVESSHFITPENIARLKQAKEFNRVQLDYTAPTPKLPEVSGDSQIGTVGCVAVDSAGNLASATSTGGYVNKMVGRIGDTPVIGAGTYANHLCAVSATGKGEYIIRATVAREVAALMEYKGLSLTEAAAYAVEQSGPRGCCGLVAVSANGEVAMPYNTTGMFRACATEDGYTEIAIWPKN; encoded by the exons ATGGTGGGGTGGGCGATAGCGCTACACGGCGGCGCCGGAGACATTCCGATCGACCTCCCTGACGAGCGTCGTATCCCTCGCGAGACCGCCCTCCGTCACTGCCTCGATCTCGGCGTCTCCGCCCTCAAATCCGGCAAACATCCACTTGACGTCACCGAACTCGTC GTTCGTGAACTTGAGAACCATCCAGACTTCAATGCTGGTAAAGGATCCGTTTTAACTGCACAAGGCACTGTTGAAATGGAAGCTTCTATTATGGACGGGAAAACCAAAAGATGTGGAGCCGTCTCTGGCCTCACCACCGTCGTTAACCCCATCTCTGTAGCTCGACTCGTCATGGAGAAGACTCCTCATATCTATCTTGGATTCGATGGCGcagaagctttcgctagagcACAT GGCGTTGAGACGGTTGAATCAAGCCATTTCATAACTCCTGAGAACATTGCAAGGCTAAAACAGGCCAAAGAGTTTAACCGAGTCCAG TTGGATTACACAGCTCCTACCCCTAAATTACCTGAAGTTTCTGGAGACAGCCAAATAGGAACGGTAGGATGTGTAGCGGTGGACAGCGCTGGGAATCTAGCTTCGGCTACATCAACTGGAGGTTATGTCAACAAAATGGTTGGCAGAATCGGAGACACGCCGGTGATTGGCGCAGGGACTTACGCCAACCACCTATGTGCCGTATCAGCAACGGGTAAAGGAGAATATATAATCCGTGCAACCGTTGCTAGAGAAGTGGCTGCGCTTATGGAATACAAAGGTTTGTCTTTAACCGAAGCAGCGGCTTATGCTGTTGAACAATCCGGACCGAGAGGATGTTGTGGACTCGTTGCTGTTTCGGCTAATGGTGAAGTTGCTATGCCGTATAACACCACTGGGATGTTCAGAGCTTGTGCTACGGAAGATGGTTATACTGAGATCGCAATCTGGCCCAAAAATTGA
- the LOC106419390 gene encoding syntaxin-132 gives MNDLLKGSFELPRGESSREGDVELGEQGNDQGLDDFFKKVQEIDKQYEKLNKLLKKLQAAHEESKAVTKAPAMKAIKKKMEKDVDEVGSIARFIKGKLEELDRENLANRQKPGCGKGSGVDRSRTATTLSLKKKLKDKMAEFQVLRENIQQEYREVVDRRIFTVTGQRADEDTIDELIETGNSEQIFQKAIQEQGRGQVMDTLAEIQERHDAVRDLEKKLLDLQQIFMDMAVLVDAQGEMLDNIESQVSNAVDHVQSGNTALQRAKSLQKNSRKWMCIAIIILLIVVAVIVVGVLKPWKNKNA, from the exons ATGAACGATCTTCTAAAg GGTTCGTTTGAGCTTCCCCGAGGTGAATCTTCTAGAGAAGGAGATGTGGAACTAGGGGAGCAAGGAAATGATCAAGGTTTAGATGATTTCTTCAAAAAG GTTCAAGAAATTGACAAACAATATGAAAAGCTTAATAAGCTTCTCAAGAAACTTCAG GCTGCCCATGAGGAGTCAAAAGCTGTGACCAAAGCTCCTGCCATGAAGG CaataaagaagaaaatggaaaaaGACGTTGATGAAGTCGGAAGTATTGCCCGTTTCATTAAGGGTAAACTCGAAGAGCTGGACAGAGAG AACTTGGCAAATAGACAAAAACCTGGGTGTGGAAAAGGATCTGGCGTGGATCGATCAAGAACAGCAACTACACT TTCCTTAAAGAAGAAGCTTAAAGACAAGATGGCTGAGTTTCAG GTTCTAAGAGAGAACATCCAACAAGAGTATCGTGAAGTTGTTGATAGGCGTATTTTTACTG TAACTGGGCAGCGAGCGGATGAAGAT ACAATTGATGAACTGATTGAAACTGGAAACAGCGAACAAATCTTCCAGAAAGCGATTCAGGAGCAAGGCAGAGGACAG GTAATGGACACCTTGGCGGAAATACAAGAACGTCATGATGCTGTCAGAGACTTGGAAAAGAAACTTCTTGACTTACAACAA ATTTTTATGGACATGGCAGTTTTGGTTGATGCACAAGGAGAAATGCTTGACAACATAGAATCTCAG GTGTCAAATGCAGTAGATCACGTTCAATCAGGGAACACGGCTCTTCAAAGAGCAAAGAGCTTACAAaagaactcaagaaaatggaTGTGTATTGCAATCATCATCCTTCTCATTGTTGTGGCAGTGATCGTTGTTGGTGTTCTCAAGCCTTGGAAAAACAAGAACGCTTAG
- the LOC106419473 gene encoding uncharacterized protein LOC106419473 yields the protein MAKSAATAASSLVQTLRRYIKKPWEITGPCAHPEYLESVPKATEYRIRCPATIDQEAIVPTADPENVYNILYHARDQRRNRPPIRRYLLKKEDVVEMMNEKKTFEESDFPRVYLTTTVEEDENARGGGYE from the coding sequence ATGGCGAAATCAGCGGCGACGGCGGCTTCCTCCCTCGTGCAAACCCTCAGGCGCTACATCAAGAAGCCATGGGAGATCACCGGACCTTGCGCCCACCCGGAGTACCTCGAATCCGTCCCCAAGGCGACGGAGTATCGTATCCGATGCCCCGCAACGATCGATCAGGAGGCGATCGTGCCCACGGCGGATCCGGAGAACGTGTACAACATCTTGTACCACGCGAGGGATCAGAGGCGAAACCGCCCGCCGATTAGGCGATACCTGTTGAAGAAGGAGGACGTGGTGGAGATGATGAATGAGAAGAAGACGTTCGAGGAGTCGGACTTCCCTAGGGTTTACTTGACGACCACTGTTGAGGAGGATGAGAACGCTCGTGGCGGAGGCTACGAGTAA
- the LOC106419105 gene encoding glycerophosphodiester phosphodiesterase GDPD6 isoform X1, which produces MVVKYCLPLLLLSLLIAECASRPLYTLPSLAKAGTKKPLQTSRPFNVAHRGANGEFPEETAPAYMRAIEEGADFIESDILSTKDGVLICHHDVNLDDTTDVADHKEFADRKRTYEVQGMNMTGFFTVDFTVEELTTLGAKQRYPFRDQQYNGKFPIITLDEYIAIALDAPRVVGIYPEIKNPVFINQQVKWADGKKFEDKIVATLKKYGYKGSYMSKDWLKQPIFIQSFAATSLVYISNMTDSPKVFLIDDVTILTEDTNKTYNEITSDKYLDYIKPYVVGIGPWKDTIVPVSNNRLTTPTDLVARAHSRNLQVHPYTYRNENQFLHSGFHQDAYLEYDYWINKIGVDGLFTDFTGSLHNFQELTSPLPKLQ; this is translated from the exons ATGGTCGTCAAGT ATTGTCTACCGTTGCTTTTACTGTCATTGTTGATTGCTGAATGTGCCTCAAGGCCATTGTATACTCTCCCAAGTCTAGCAAAAGCTGGAACTAAGAAACCGCTTCAGACTTCTCGTCCATTCAATGTTGCACACCGAGGAGCAAACGGCGAGTTCCCTGAAGAAACTGCTCCTGCTTATATG AGGGCGATTGAGGAAGGTGCAGATTTCATAGAATCAGACATTCTATCTACCAAAGACGGTGTTCTGATATGTCATCACGATGTTAATCTCGATGATACAACTGATGTTGCTGACCACAAGGAGTTTGCTGACCGTAAGAGAACTTATGAAGTCCAAGGGATGAACATGACCGGCTTCTTCACTG TTGATTTTACTGTGGAGGAGCTGACAACACTTGGAGCTAAGCAGAGGTATCCTTTCAGAGATCAACAGTACAATG GTAAGTTCCCTATTATTACTTTGGATGAGTATATAGCAATAGCACTGGATGCACCTAGAGTTGTTGGGATATATCCAGAGATCAAGAACCCTGTTTTCATCAATCAGCAA GTGAAATGGGCTGATGGTAAAAAGTTTGAGGATAAGATTGTGGCAACTTTGAAGAAATATGGATACAAAGGCTCATACATGTCTAAAGATTGGCTAAAACAGCCAATATTCATTCAGTCTTTTGCTGCAACTTCACTTGTTTACATTTCCAACATGACAGACTCACCAAAAGTGTTCTTGATCGATGATGTCACTATCCTAACCGAAGACACTAATAAG ACATACAATGAGATTACATCAGACAAATATTTAGATTATATTAAACCATATGTCGTTGGGATTGGTCCATGGAAAGACACTATCGTTCCTGTTAGCAACAACCGTCTGACTACACCAACGGATTTGGTTGCAAGAGCACACTCACGTAACCTTCAG GTGCATCCTTACACATACCGTAACGAGAACCAGTTTCTGCATTCCGGGTTTCATCAAGATGCGTATTTGGAGTATGATTATTGGATCAACAAGATTGGTGTTGATGGTTTGTTCACTGACTTCACTGGAAGTCTTCACAATTTCCAGGAGTTGACTTCTCCTTTGCCTAAGCTTCAGTGA
- the LOC106419105 gene encoding glycerophosphodiester phosphodiesterase GDPD6 isoform X2 yields the protein MRAIEEGADFIESDILSTKDGVLICHHDVNLDDTTDVADHKEFADRKRTYEVQGMNMTGFFTVDFTVEELTTLGAKQRYPFRDQQYNGKFPIITLDEYIAIALDAPRVVGIYPEIKNPVFINQQVKWADGKKFEDKIVATLKKYGYKGSYMSKDWLKQPIFIQSFAATSLVYISNMTDSPKVFLIDDVTILTEDTNKTYNEITSDKYLDYIKPYVVGIGPWKDTIVPVSNNRLTTPTDLVARAHSRNLQVHPYTYRNENQFLHSGFHQDAYLEYDYWINKIGVDGLFTDFTGSLHNFQELTSPLPKLQ from the exons ATG AGGGCGATTGAGGAAGGTGCAGATTTCATAGAATCAGACATTCTATCTACCAAAGACGGTGTTCTGATATGTCATCACGATGTTAATCTCGATGATACAACTGATGTTGCTGACCACAAGGAGTTTGCTGACCGTAAGAGAACTTATGAAGTCCAAGGGATGAACATGACCGGCTTCTTCACTG TTGATTTTACTGTGGAGGAGCTGACAACACTTGGAGCTAAGCAGAGGTATCCTTTCAGAGATCAACAGTACAATG GTAAGTTCCCTATTATTACTTTGGATGAGTATATAGCAATAGCACTGGATGCACCTAGAGTTGTTGGGATATATCCAGAGATCAAGAACCCTGTTTTCATCAATCAGCAA GTGAAATGGGCTGATGGTAAAAAGTTTGAGGATAAGATTGTGGCAACTTTGAAGAAATATGGATACAAAGGCTCATACATGTCTAAAGATTGGCTAAAACAGCCAATATTCATTCAGTCTTTTGCTGCAACTTCACTTGTTTACATTTCCAACATGACAGACTCACCAAAAGTGTTCTTGATCGATGATGTCACTATCCTAACCGAAGACACTAATAAG ACATACAATGAGATTACATCAGACAAATATTTAGATTATATTAAACCATATGTCGTTGGGATTGGTCCATGGAAAGACACTATCGTTCCTGTTAGCAACAACCGTCTGACTACACCAACGGATTTGGTTGCAAGAGCACACTCACGTAACCTTCAG GTGCATCCTTACACATACCGTAACGAGAACCAGTTTCTGCATTCCGGGTTTCATCAAGATGCGTATTTGGAGTATGATTATTGGATCAACAAGATTGGTGTTGATGGTTTGTTCACTGACTTCACTGGAAGTCTTCACAATTTCCAGGAGTTGACTTCTCCTTTGCCTAAGCTTCAGTGA
- the LOC106419469 gene encoding uncharacterized protein LOC106419469: MDLWLIAATAATGLVTKHLQNVSKGKESFPEDLSYVKPESPRCVVSSLVSDKIPNEENFEDCINGEDLDVFGVEICSDSFGNRAFLKRKQRYRRLIKPFSMNRLHREDHMLSPFPSPCVAVSRPLVVTDGAKVISKSSGDSISQNCGIPQLRKLEASGLYVKRRVEKTSRTSDNGIGSKDAAMLLCVGISIGIMSSFVANQTEVKKVREELKETESLVKGSEDGVETKDSLTVNDDELHDGEKTAENSESIGEIEAELVAELEMLQMNMNSSNIETQPSDVFELEPDFEVEFAQGELRDDKVERQRFDETESNQEPCGNATPESGNYIVSPRELSLRLHKVINSRCEERIKELEIALEESQRKMEQLVMEAEAKKKPYSRLCESQAVKRDSIRKHNNPVVEVQPLVMNLAGPALDAFNDSYEELMDINDSSEEGDVQYEMQENERQEGLYLTSKSSPRSHKDYRKASSRTSEDVNFFSLEDLLGLSDEEEDRESESEMEKQLIKQIVEKTKQGSSSVFNAQKMLSLMEEIEHNP; encoded by the exons atggATCTTTGGCTAATAGCAGCTACTGCAGCTACAGGATTGGTAACCAAGCATTTGCAGAATGTATCCAAAGGTAAAGAAAGCTTTCCTGAGGATTTGTCTTATGTGAAGCCAGAATCTCCTAGATGTGTGGTTAGCAGTTTGGTAAGTGACAAGATACCAAACGAAGAGAACTTTGAAGATTGCATAAATGGGGAAGATCTTGATGTATTTGGAGTGGAGATTTGTTCAGATTCTTTTGGGAACAGAGCGTTTCTGAAGAGGAAACAGCGATACAGGAGACTTATCAAGCCTTTTTCTATGAATCGGTTACATAGAGAGGACCATATGCTTAGCCCGTTTCCATCACCATGTGTTGCAGTTTCGAGGCCCTTGGTTGTTACTGATGGTGCAAAAGTAATTAGCAAGAGCTCTGGAGATTCTATTAGCCAGAACTGTGGAATCCCTCAGCTAAGGAAGTTGGAAGCTTCAGGTCTTTATGTTAAGAGGAGAGTTGAAAAGACGAGTAGAACATCTGATAATGGGATTG gatcAAAAGATGCAGCAATGCTGCTATGCGTGGGGATTTCTATTGGGATAATGTCATCCTTTGTAGCTAACCAAACGGAAGTAAAGAAGGTCAGAGAAGAGTTAAAGGAGACAGAGAGTTTGGTAAAGGGTTCAGAAGATGGGGTTGAGACGAAAGACTCATTGACAGTGAATGATGATGAGTTACACGATGGTGAAAAGACAGCAGAGAATTCAGAATCTATTGGTGAAATTGAAGCAGAGCTTGTAGCTGAATTGGAAATGCTACAGATGAACATGAACTCATCCAACATTGAGACGCAACCCTCAGATGTCTTCGAG CTGGAGCCGGATTTTGAAGTAGAGTTTGCGCAGGGAGAGCTGAGAGATGATAAGGTTGAAAGGCAGCGCTTTGATGAAACCGAGTCCAACCAGGAGCCTTGTGGAAACGCCACACCTGAATCAGGAAACTATATAGTCTCACCTCGTGAGCTAAGCTTGCGTCTGCACAAAGTTATCAACTCGCGGTGTGAAGAACGCATAAAAGAGCTTGAGATCGCCTTAGAAGAGAGCCAGAGGAAAATGGAGCAGCTGGTCATGGAAGCAGAGGCAAAGAAGAAACCATATTCAAGGTTGTGTGAAAGCCAGGCAGTGAAGAGAGACTCAATTCGTAAGCATAATAATCCTGTAGTGGAGGTTCAACCTCTGGTTATGAACTTAGCAGGGCCGGCACTTGATGCATTCAATGACTCTTATGAGGAACTGATGGATATAAACGATTCTTCTGAAGAAGGCGATGTACAGTATGAGATGCAGGAGAATGAGCGGCAAGAAGGATTGTATTTGACAAGTAAAAGCTCACCTCGGAGCCATAAAGATTACAGAAAGGCTTCCTCAAGAACTTCAGAGGATGTGAATTTCTTCAGTTTGGAAGATCTACTTGGTTTGagcgacgaagaagaagatagagagTCTGAGAGTGAGATGGAGAAGCAACTGATAAAGCAGATTgttgagaaaacaaaacaagGATCTTCTTCTGTGTTTAATGCACAGAAGATGCTATCTCTCATGGAAGAAATAGAACATAATCCATGA